The Coccidioides posadasii str. Silveira chromosome 2, complete sequence genomic interval TGATACCGACGTAGTTCTTTGGGATGTTCACTGGTGGGTATTCGACGAATGGCTTGCCAATCATTGCCTTTGTAGCCATCTCGATCAAATCGACATTCATAACCTTGGAAACGAACGGGAATGATCGCGATGCTCGTACGTTGCACTCGATAACCTTGATCTCATTGTCCTTGGCAATGAACTGAATGTTAAATGGACCGGTGACGTTGAGAGCGTTTCCGATCTTTCGAGTGGCTTCCTCGATCCGACGAACGGTCTCCGGGTCCAAATCTTGTGGCGGCAAGATGAGGGTCGCATCACCAGAGTGAACGCCGGCATTCTCGACGTGCTCGGAGATGAAGTGGCCGACCATCACACCATTCTTTGCGACAGCATCCATTTCAATTTCCTTGGCATTTTCAATGTATTTTGTGATAACCACTGGGTGGTCCCTCGAGACCTCGGCAGCTTGGTTGAGGTAGTTGGCCAAATCGTCCTGGGAGTACACCGTGTTCATTGCAGCACCAGACAGAACATAGGACGGACGGACAAGCACAGGGTATTTGACTTTGTCACAGAATGCCGTAGCCTCCTCAATACTGGTGAGTTCCTTCCACGCTGGTTGGTCGACGCCGATGCGGTCAAGCAATCGAGAGAACTTGTAGCGGTTTTCAGCAGCGTCGATCATCTCGGGAGAGGTACCAAGGATGTTGACGTTCAAACGATGCAAGGGCAACGCGATGTTGTTTGGCGTTTGGCCACCCATGGAAATGATGACTCCACTCGAGGACTCCAGCTGATAAATATCGAGCACGGTCTCCAAAGTAATATTCTCAAAGTACAGACGATCAGCTTCATCGTAGTCGGTACTAACAGTCTCAGGGTTGTAGTTGACCATGACCGTCTTGTGTCCTTGCTCTCGAAGGGTGCGAATAGCCCTAACGGAGCACCAGTCAAATTCGACGGAAGAACCGATCCGGTAGACACCGGATCCAAGAACCATAACGCCGTTGTCATTGAATGAAATGTCACTCTCCGAGCCATTATACGTAAGATAGAGATAGTTGGTGTAAGCGGGGAACTCAGCAGCAACGGTGTCGATCTGTTTTACAACAGGCATAATACCTGCCTCAACACGAAGGCGGCGGATTGCCAACTCATTAGAGCTCAGGAATTTGGAGAGCTGGCGGTCGGAGAAACCAAGCTGCTTGGCCTGTCGGACAAGGGAGACAGGGACAGTAGAGGCGGAGTAAGTGCTGATTAATTTTCCAAATTTGCTGAGACCCTCAAGCTTGCGTAAGAACCATTTGTCGATCTTGGTTAGCTCCCAGATATCATCAACGGTGTAGCCGGAGTGCATTGCATTTGCGATAGCGAACAAACGTTGATCAGATGGAGTCTGGAGCTCAGTCTTGATGGACATCAGCGCATTGGTAGCGTTAAAGCCCAGATTAGTGTAATCGACGGCACGAATGGCCTTTTGGATGGCTTCTTCGAAAGTTCTGCCAATACTCATAACCTCACCGACACTCTTCATGGAAGAACCGAGCTGGGTGGAGACGCGAGTGAATTTCTTCAGATCCCAACGAGGGATCTTAACCACGACGTAATCGAGGGAGGGTTCGAAGCAGGCACATGTAACCTTGGTGACGCTATTGGAGATCTCATTCAATGGGATACCAAGGCCAAGTTTGGCAGCGATGAAAGCCAATGGGTAACCGGTTGCCTTCGAGGCAAGCGCGGAAGATCTGGACAATCGAGCATTGACTTCGATGATGCAGTACTCCTTCGAGAATGGGTTCAGAGCATATTGGATATTACATTCACCCACAACACCGAGATGTCGAATGACATTGACCGCTGTAGTCCGGAGCATATTGTAATCCTCGTCCGAAAGGGTCTGTGAAGGAGCAACGACAATGGAATCGCCAGTGTGGATACCGAGGGGATCGAAGTTCTCCATGTTGCAAACAGTGATACAGTTGTTTTGTGCGTCACGAACGACCTCGTACTCGATCTCTTTCCAACCCTTCATACTCTTCTCAATGAGGACCTGGGGACTGGCGGCGAATGCCTTGGCGCAAAGATCGCGAAGTTGCTCTGCATTGTCCGCAAAGCCACTTCCAAGACCACCGAGAGCGTACGCGGCACGGACGATAACGGGGAAGCCAATGCCTTTGACAACCTCCATAGCCTCTTCGAGGGTAGATGCAGATGCAGACTTGGCGCACTTCTCTCCGATAGACTCCATGCTTCTAGCGAACAACTCACGATCTTCGGTGGTAATAATGGTCTCAATTGGGGTACCGAGGACCTTGACGCCGAGCTCTTCAAACTCGTCTTTGAGCTGTATACCCACCTGAAGGGCGGTCTGTCCACCAAAGGTGACGTAAATAGCATCAGGACGCTCATGCTTGATGACCTTTCGTACGAAATCAGCATTGACGGGTAAGAAGTAGACTTTATCGGCGAGACCCTTGGACGTTTGGATGGTCGCGATGTTCGGATTGATCAGGATGGTGTAGATTCCTTCTTGTTTGAGAGCCTTGATGGCCTGACTGCCAGAGTAGTCGAATTCTCCGGCTTGACCAATACTCAAGCCACCACTGCCTAGAATGAGAACCTTCTTAACCGAGACTCTGGGGTGGGCGGCCCGGTTCTCTTCAATGATGCCACCAGGGAAGTTGACCGGCTCGTTCAAGCCAGAAGGAGACTCGATACTCTTCTTCACAGTATTAATGAAGACATCGAAAAGGAACTCGGTATCCCGAGGGCCAGGCGTGCTCTCCGGGTGGAACTGAACACTGAAGTAAGGCTTAGAGACGTGTCTGATACCTTCATTGCTTCCGTCATTGGCATTGACAAACAACTCTTCCCATCCTTCGGGCAGCGTCGATGAGTCCACGGCGAAACCATGATTTTGAGAGGTAATATAGCAACGGCCTGACAGCAAGCTTGTGCAAGGAATGTTATGACCACGGTTGCCGAACTTCATTTTAGTGGTGCCTGCGCCGGCGGCTCGAGCGAGGAGCTGATGGCCGAGACAGATACCAAAGATTGGTGTCCGGCATTCTTCCAGGGCCTTTGCAAGGTTTGTGACGGTGGAGGATACCATGGCCGGGTCACCAGGGCCGTTGGACACGAAAAGACCATCGTAGTCCTTTGCGAGTGCATGGAAGTCATAGTTCCAAGGCACGACGAGGACCTCAACACCACGGGCAAGGAGGCATCGAAGTTGGTTATATTTCATACCAACATCGACACAGAGAACTCGGACAGGCCGGCCTGAAGGATGAAGTAAGCCAGCCTTTGGAGGGGTATACAGGCGAGGCTCCTTGATTGAGACTATGAAAAGCAGTTAGTGGGTCTTCCaaacgaaaaaaaaatagattTCGGCCATTGCCCCCGGTGGGTTGCCTTACCCTCATCGACAAGATTTCTCTTGTTGGGATCTACCCAGGCGATTTCTTCAAAATTCTCCCGCCACATCTCAGCATCCTCGCCGTCAGCGGTAGTGGGGACGCCATTGACTAGGTCTTTGCCGCTTGTAGACTTTTGGAGCATCATGCGGCCAAGCATGCTACCCTCCTCGCGGATTCTCTTTGTGAGAGCACGAGTGTCAACACCGTAGATCGCAGGCACATCCTGTTCCTTCAGCCACTTGCCCAAGGAGCTCTCGGCCAAGAAGTGGGAGTAGTCCTCTCCACAGTAGCTGGCCACGACCAGACCGGCGATATGGATCTGGCTGGACTCGAAGTGCTTGGGGATGTCCTTCGCCAGCTCGTCCATCGTCTCGCGGGACGGAACACCGTAATTGCCGACCAGGGGGAACGTGACGACGAGGATCTGACCGCGGTAGGAGGGATCCGTTATGGACTCCGGGTAGCCCACCATGCCGGTCTGGAAGACCAGCTCGCCGGCGACGCTCCTCTCGGCGCCGAAGCTGAGGCCGTGGTAGATGGCTCCATCTTCGAGCTCGAGGAGAATTGACCTGCCAGAGTCCTCTGTGATCTGTGCGCAGGCGGGAGGGATCACCGCGGGGGCGATTGACGACTGGGCGGACTGGGCGGGCTGCTGCTCATTCTGCACGTAGGCAACGGCACCACCGGCGGAGGGGGCAGAGGGGAAGAGAGAGTCGGATCTAGAGGTCCTCTGGGGACTGGTCGGGGTTTGAGGAGGCTTCGCGTCCGAGGAAGACGTGAAGAGCGGCATCTCGCCGTCCTCTTGAGAATTTATCGCGTAACGAGCTGACCTTTTTTCAGTTTTGCGTGCACAGTCCGACGACAGCGGGGGGGTGGGAAGAATTGAAACGGAGATGCAGGGAGTGCTGAACTGGCTTTTTAATCTTGTGGTCAGGCCAGTTCAGAGAGGaatgaaaaagaatgaaTGATTAACCTGGTCCTTAAGGATTGGACAGGGGAccagaggaggagaagagagaatgggaaaaaaaagagcagTTGAGAAAATTTCTGTGAaagacctttttttttttttttttcctctgcTGGCGGGCAGTTTCTGCGGTTTGGTTTGCGGTTGGGGCCCACCGCCGCTGGTGATTGGCGCCAAGCAGGTCCACAGTCGACAGCCGACAAAAAAGTACGGAGAAAACAGAgaacagagagagagaacaggGCAAGGAAGTCAGAACTGATGCCGGATCACCAGTCAGGGATGTCCGTCCGGACGAATCTGCAAGGTGCCGGCGAATTGGCCACCAGTAATGGAGTTCTTGTCTCGGAGAAGCATCGCCATGGCCTGGACCCTGTGCTAGTCGACTCTCATCCTGGCATTCAGCGCGGCACAtcctttatttttcttgtcttctCATCGTATTTCATCTGACACAATTATGGAGCTTCGAATTGAGATTTTACGGATGTGGAACAGATTTTACATCGCTAATGCAGCTCTATCGTTCTAGGCGTACTATCCCGTCTTGCAGGCTTGAGCGATGATCCTGAGGGACACAAATGGAAAGAAATTCGCTCAGCGAGGACAGCCAGGGAGCAGAAGAGtgagaggaagagagaacCAAACTCCAAATCTTGCACATCTAGTAGGACACTCATCCTCAAGTCTAGTTTCAGGGGAGCAGAGGTGAGGCATCTGTTTCTTTCAAGACAACTGGCCTGCCTACTCGTGTAAGGGGTTACCGATGGACGGAGGCGGTTCCATCGCCATAGCTCGTCGCAAGGTACGAAGGAGTTTACTACGATCCCGACACTTGGAGCCATTATTCGAGGCCCGTGGGTACACCGTGCTGCAGAACACTCTCAGACTCATGTACATAGTCTTGATAGTTATGTACATGCAGCATGCTGTGAGACCTCGTGCTGGAGCAAAAGACCGCCGTTCCTCGTTTCTTTGTGCCCCTCGCCGGGCGGGTGGCCAATCGCCGAGCTGGACGCGTGTGAGTGCAAAAGTCAATCTTATCTGCTTATCGCGCTCGCCACCTGCTTCTGGAGATGACATGTACTCAGGAGGAACAGAGGGGTggaggagagaaaaaaaaaatatataacACAACCGGCTCGCCATGGAGACATCATCTCACCTCCCCTCACCTGCTCCTCGCCCGGGCAGGCCTGCTGTTGATCTAGTGTCTTCCTCCTCCTTTTCCTAGTCCTGTCCTCTGTGTCCTCTGTTTCTTCAGTCTCTTCAGGGTGGTCTTCTGTGTTTTCTTCTGTCTcccattttttttgtttccgTCCGTTTAGCTTTCGCCTGATGACTCTTACGCCCTCCTCTTCTGATCATGTGCTGGATGGCTTTTTCAACTTGACACCGTGCCGTGGTTTTGTCCTCTTGGATGGGGCATCGTGGTCTCAGCAGCTGCCCGGTTTGAGAATTTCTACGCATATTGCCAGTGTGGGTGCTTGCATCTTTGCTCTGGCCCAAGACGGAGCCGACTCGTGCCCGTGGGAGTCCACTCGCGTCTCTCAGCACCGCGGACATGTCCCCTCCAAGCCCCATTGCGGCGAGGCGTATGATGTTTCATGGGCCGCTGCGTGCCCCAGGCCAGAGTAACCAGCCTGCTCCCAATGACGAGGAGTACGGTGACGATGGCCATGGCGTCGATTGCGAGACGAATGACGGACATGACGCCCAGGATACCACTCCCTTGCTCCCCATCTTCTCAGCGCCTCACCTTGGTACGCATTCTACCGCTTGGGCCCCTCAGAAACGCTGGTATCTTAACACTAATCTGCTCACTATCCTAGACTCTCTCCCCGTCTACCATCTCACATACGATCTGTGTCTCCTTGTGGCTTCACGATGCGAGACCACTCTCACCTGGGAACAGCTCCGTTCGCCGCAGGTGTCGCAGTTCCTTCTAAAACCGATTCTACAGGCGATACACACAGCTCATTTCTCCAGGGCAACCCTCTACTCCCTCATGGCAAACTGTCTCCAGTTCCGTAAGGAGGCCGATATAAAGCCAGGGATCAGTGGCGCTAGCCATACCAGGGCCATGGTGTGTGAGCTTCTGGCCATCAAGCTTCTCAAGGAGTACTCCACGAGGGAGTTGATCGATGCTCTTTCCTATGATTTTCATCCATTGCAGGGCCAAACGCCTCCGTCGACGAGCACCACTGCACACGAGACCGGAAGGTATCCCCACAGTCGCAGCCAGCGACATTTAAAGGGCGTTCGTATATCCTGCTTGGAAGTCGCCATCAGAGCGCAGGCGAAAAGATTTTTAGCCCATCCCCTGGTTGTTCAGCAATTAGAGGCTATATGGGCCGGCACCATTGTCTTCTACTCGGCTGCTGACCATTTGCACCGTCTCCCTCTCAGGAATGCTACCAGAACTCAGTACGGGTCCTTGGGAGCATCCGTGGATCCTGCGAACGGGGCTTATACAGACTCCACCTCGTTCATGTCGAGACGCTCTGCTTCACTCTATGACCCGCAGGATGCTTCCCTATTCAAACTGTCCCGCCTGCGGGTCCCGCGCTATCGCCAGGTGCTCTCCACATGTTCATTCGCTGTATTATTGTGTCTATTCCTCACCGTCATTCAGAGAAGGTCCTTTCTCCTTACCACCTTGGAGCTTGTCTTCTGGTTCTGGAGCGCTGGCTTCATGCTGGACGAGATTGTCGGATTCAACGAACAAGGTTTCAGTCTGTACCTAATGAGCTTCTGGAACACCTTTGACGTCGGGATTCTGTTTCTCCTTTTCTGTTACTACTGTCTACGCTTGTACAGCGTCCTGCTTCTGGACCATACTGTCGCAATTCTGGCCTACGATGTCCTTGCGGCGACTGCCGTCCTCCTAGTACCAAGGCTCTTTTCGGTCCTGGATCACTATCGCTACTTCTCTCAGCTGCTCATAGCCTTCAGGATGATGGCTGTAGATCTCTTCGCTGTTCTTATCCTGATCATAATCGCCTGCAGTGGATTCTTCGTCGCCTTCACCTTCTCCTTTGGACACGGCGATTCTCCCAGCTCCGTGATCTATGCTCTTTTCCAGATGATCATGGGTTTCACCCCAGCCGCCTGGCAGCTTTGGGATCGTTATAACCCCCTCGGAAAGGCCATCCTCATCCTATTCCTCTTTATTTGCCACTTCCTTGTCGTCACCATTCTCATTACAGTCCTAACAAATTCATTCATGGCCATCGTCCAGAATGCAAACGAAGAACACCAGTTCCTATTTGCCGTAAACACAATTTCCATGGTCAAATCTGATGCTCTATTTTCCTACATTGCACCTGCAAACATTGTGGCATGGGTCGTTGCACCCTTGCGGTTCGTCATGCCTTTTCGGAGCTTCATGAGGCTTAACAGGACAATCATAAAGGCCACACATTTCCCGATCCTGTTTAGCATATACCTTTATGAGAGGATTGCATTACGCTCGGCGGTATTCGAGCCGACTGATCTGGTCGATGGGCCTTTGCGCCCTAGCCAATCTAAAAACTGGGTTAACAACGGTAACAAGGGTCATGACCTCTTTGCACTCGGAAATACTTTTCGCTTGAGAGAGCCATCGATCGCCACGCACCAGAAGGATGAGGCTTTGGAACAAGTCTTCCGTCGTCCTTTCAGACAGACCGCTCACCGCGTGAGGCAGGACACCCGTGCTCAGCATAAATCCAATGCCATAGTTAGCGACTGGATGCGGGACATTGGACCTGGCGGCATCGCTGAACCACCTGACGAAGAAGATCAGGCGGTGCTGGAACGACTGGAACAGCGACGAATACTGTGTTATCCAGGAGCGCGGAGAAGATTAAAACACTCTCTGCGCGACCCGACCATCACGACCCGGTCAGTTGCCTCTGATCCAGAAGATTTTGTCAATAGCGGGAAAATCCGCCCAAAAGCTCCTGCTGTCGGGAGAGGGTTTGGGCACCCGCTTCGCAAGCAATTAACCCAGCAAACGGACATGGAAGGCGACGACGAGCTTAGCAGCGACCACCAACAGGATGACGAGGTGTCGAGCCTGCGCCAAAGAACCACAACGATAGGCAGCAGGATACAAAACGAGCAGGAGGATTTGTTCAACCTTACAAATGGACCATCTTCCAATTCATTCGAGGGATCGTCACGGCCCTCGACGGCGAAGAGGCTCTCTAGACGAAACAGCCCAAACCGCAAGCCGAATACGCCACGACGCAAGCATTCCAGAAATTTATCGAGCGCTACTGTCCTCTTAAACCCTCTCCGTTCATGGACTACAGGTGAGGTAAATCCCATGCCATCGGGGAAGCCGGCTCTCAGGAGAGCTTTCCAAAGGAGCACACCACCCACGCCCAGCCGCTCACCCAAGGAAAAAACCGCTGCGCGTACCGGTCCGCGGCCCATTCACCCCTCAAAGCCCGAAGCAAAATCCGTTCCCAATCTCAACGGGGTGCTGCTATCTGGCGACTTTCTCAAACTCAATCGCGGCCGTTCGTCCATCGCGATAGGGCTCGGTTCCGATCTGGGCGATAACAAGGCCGTCGGCGGTGGGTTTGTCGGCGACATCCCCGCGAGCTTCGCCACGCAAATGGCATACGCGACCGGGGATCTTCAGCGAAACCGTTCGAATACCGATCACAGGGATACATTGAATAGATTAGTTCTTGCGAGGATGAAGACTCTCGAGGAAAGTTTCCGGGACGTGATAAGGGAGGTGAAAGACCTCCGCAGAGAGCAAATATATCCGCCGGACATCCGGGGCAATATGGCTTCGAAAGCGAATATTCCCACTTCTAAACGTCAGTATATTGAATACCACTCCGAAGACGGCGGCAACAACACTGATCTGATATTTGATGACGACTCATCCGAGCTAAAAGCGAGTTCTGTATGATttatgatttcctcaggGCATTTGGTGCGGTTTCATTTTTCAGGCGGAAGATTGTTTGCTTGTATACTATGTATTGTAATCGCTGGTGGCATTTTGTGATTCGAGCTTTTTAATGATTTGAGGACCCCTATGAGTTTAGCATGTaagtaactaactaatgtTTATGAATGTTGTGGAGTACGGAGCTCTCATTGTACGAAACATTCCTTTTATCCACCTGGTTGCGAGAATCCAGTCGCTGTCTTTAGCTAGCTGCATGTCA includes:
- a CDS encoding uncharacterized protein (EggNog:ENOG410PFDZ~COG:F~MEROPS:MER0060647~BUSCO:67at33183); this translates as MPLFTSSSDAKPPQTPTSPQRTSRSDSLFPSAPSAGGAVAYVQNEQQPAQSAQSSIAPAVIPPACAQITEDSGRSILLELEDGAIYHGLSFGAERSVAGELVFQTGMVGYPESITDPSYRGQILVVTFPLVGNYGVPSRETMDELAKDIPKHFESSQIHIAGLVVASYCGEDYSHFLAESSLGKWLKEQDVPAIYGVDTRALTKRIREEGSMLGRMMLQKSTSGKDLVNGVPTTADGEDAEMWRENFEEIAWVDPNKRNLVDEVSIKEPRLYTPPKAGLLHPSGRPVRVLCVDVGMKYNQLRCLLARGVEVLVVPWNYDFHALAKDYDGLFVSNGPGDPAMVSSTVTNLAKALEECRTPIFGICLGHQLLARAAGAGTTKMKFGNRGHNIPCTSLLSGRCYITSQNHGFAVDSSTLPEGWEELFVNANDGSNEGIRHVSKPYFSVQFHPESTPGPRDTEFLFDVFINTVKKSIESPSGLNEPVNFPGGIIEENRAAHPRVSVKKVLILGSGGLSIGQAGEFDYSGSQAIKALKQEGIYTILINPNIATIQTSKGLADKVYFLPVNADFVRKVIKHERPDAIYVTFGGQTALQVGIQLKDEFEELGVKVLGTPIETIITTEDRELFARSMESIGEKCAKSASASTLEEAMEVVKGIGFPVIVRAAYALGGLGSGFADNAEQLRDLCAKAFAASPQVLIEKSMKGWKEIEYEVVRDAQNNCITVCNMENFDPLGIHTGDSIVVAPSQTLSDEDYNMLRTTAVNVIRHLGVVGECNIQYALNPFSKEYCIIEVNARLSRSSALASKATGYPLAFIAAKLGLGIPLNEISNSVTKVTCACFEPSLDYVVVKIPRWDLKKFTRVSTQLGSSMKSVGEVMSIGRTFEEAIQKAIRAVDYTNLGFNATNALMSIKTELQTPSDQRLFAIANAMHSGYTVDDIWELTKIDKWFLRKLEGLSKFGKLISTYSASTVPVSLVRQAKQLGFSDRQLSKFLSSNELAIRRLRVEAGIMPVVKQIDTVAAEFPAYTNYLYLTYNGSESDISFNDNGVMVLGSGVYRIGSSVEFDWCSVRAIRTLREQGHKTVMVNYNPETVSTDYDEADRLYFENITLETVLDIYQLESSSGVIISMGGQTPNNIALPLHRLNVNILGTSPEMIDAAENRYKFSRLLDRIGVDQPAWKELTSIEEATAFCDKVKYPVLVRPSYVLSGAAMNTVYSQDDLANYLNQAAEVSRDHPVVITKYIENAKEIEMDAVAKNGVMVGHFISEHVENAGVHSGDATLILPPQDLDPETVRRIEEATRKIGNALNVTGPFNIQFIAKDNEIKVIECNVRASRSFPFVSKVMNVDLIEMATKAMIGKPFVEYPPVNIPKNYVGIKVPQFSFSRLSGADPVLGVEMASTGEVACFGRDRYEAYLKALISTGFKLPNKNILVSIGSYKEKMEMLPSIRKLHQMGYNLFATAGTADFIREHGIPVKYLELLAGEEEDLKSEYSLTQHLANNLIDLYINLPSSNKFRRPANYMSKGYRTRRMAVDYQTPLVTNVKNAKILIEAISRQFEMAVQPIDFQTSHRTVVLPGLINVAAFVPGVANPDSSDFQSVTKASISAGFSMIRVMPVGVDSFLTDARALKIAQHNSQKGTWCDYNLSVAATTSNADQIGQVAADVGSLYIPFNHLAGNINKVGTVTSHFAAWPPTKPIITDAKATDLASVLLLASLHSRDIHVMSVTSKEDINLIALSKEKGLRVTCDVAIYSLFLSTEDYPQCTHLPSKEDQEALWEHLSTIDIFCIGGLPYELAGKEAKPEVGIADALPLLLTAVSEGRLTIDDVTSRLYDNPKRIFELHDQPDASVEIEVDRPYIFQSEGVWSPFNGKTLRGSVQRVTFQGKTSCLDGELVGDAARGTDMSAHRLAPPASPSIKEPPRSPRRDVSVGRRLSFSTTPVARSSRLRPSDAAITSPGNELGPPLYTQLLSVPTASPSLMELLAQSSFKQKHILSVNQFNRADLHLLFTVAQEMRLGVQRHGVLDILKGRVLSTLFYEPSTRTSASFDAAMQRLGGRTVAVATEHSSTQKGESLQDTVRTLACYADAIVLRHPLESSAATAARFSPVPIINGGNGSMEHPTQAFLDLFTIREELGTVSGITVTFIGDLRYGRTVHSLIKLLQFYEVRVQLVAPKDLALPEDVRQHLVTSGQLVLETEELTPEVVARSDVLYCTRVQKERFEDLKEYERLKNSFVVDNSVLKHAKSQMVVMHPLPRNAEIGEEVDFDQRASYFRQTRYGLYCRMALLALVMAP
- a CDS encoding uncharacterized protein (EggNog:ENOG410PHI8~COG:P~TransMembrane:9 (i339-356o368-385i392-415o427-447i468-488o500-517i529-550o582-602i614-630o)~BUSCO:1263at33183), giving the protein MSPPSPIAARRMMFHGPLRAPGQSNQPAPNDEEYGDDGHGVDCETNDGHDAQDTTPLLPIFSAPHLGTHSTAWAPQKRWYLNTNLLTILDSLPVYHLTYDLCLLVASRCETTLTWEQLRSPQVSQFLLKPILQAIHTAHFSRATLYSLMANCLQFRKEADIKPGISGASHTRAMVCELLAIKLLKEYSTRELIDALSYDFHPLQGQTPPSTSTTAHETGRYPHSRSQRHLKGVRISCLEVAIRAQAKRFLAHPLVVQQLEAIWAGTIVFYSAADHLHRLPLRNATRTQYGSLGASVDPANGAYTDSTSFMSRRSASLYDPQDASLFKLSRLRVPRYRQVLSTCSFAVLLCLFLTVIQRRSFLLTTLELVFWFWSAGFMLDEIVGFNEQGFSLYLMSFWNTFDVGILFLLFCYYCLRLYSVLLLDHTVAILAYDVLAATAVLLVPRLFSVLDHYRYFSQLLIAFRMMAVDLFAVLILIIIACSGFFVAFTFSFGHGDSPSSVIYALFQMIMGFTPAAWQLWDRYNPLGKAILILFLFICHFLVVTILITVLTNSFMAIVQNANEEHQFLFAVNTISMVKSDALFSYIAPANIVAWVVAPLRFVMPFRSFMRLNRTIIKATHFPILFSIYLYERIALRSAVFEPTDLVDGPLRPSQSKNWVNNGNKGHDLFALGNTFRLREPSIATHQKDEALEQVFRRPFRQTAHRVRQDTRAQHKSNAIVSDWMRDIGPGGIAEPPDEEDQAVLERLEQRRILCYPGARRRLKHSLRDPTITTRSVASDPEDFVNSGKIRPKAPAVGRGFGHPLRKQLTQQTDMEGDDELSSDHQQDDEVSSLRQRTTTIGSRIQNEQEDLFNLTNGPSSNSFEGSSRPSTAKRLSRRNSPNRKPNTPRRKHSRNLSSATVLLNPLRSWTTGEVNPMPSGKPALRRAFQRSTPPTPSRSPKEKTAARTGPRPIHPSKPEAKSVPNLNGVLLSGDFLKLNRGRSSIAIGLGSDLGDNKAVGGGFVGDIPASFATQMAYATGDLQRNRSNTDHRDTLNRLVLARMKTLEESFRDVIREVKDLRREQIYPPDIRGNMASKANIPTSKRQYIEYHSEDGGNNTDLIFDDDSSELKASSV